In the Campylobacter lari genome, TAGAAGATCTAAAAGATGGAGATAGTGAAAAATTAGATAGTATTATCAAAAAATTAAAATGCTAACTCCCTCAGTTTCCATACATTAACTATCAAAGAGCATAATTACATTTGTAAAAGCAAACATTCATAGATAACTCCTTAGTTTTTAAAGATCTAGTTTCAAACTAGATCTTTAAAGATATATCTATCTACTTATATTAATACTATATAATCTAATATATTTTATATTGTTTTTATTTACTTTAAGAATTCTTATATAAAACTATGCTATAATACAAGCCATAGTTTTAATTTTAATAAGGAGAATTCTCATGAAACTAGTTAAACTTAGTTTAGTAGCAGCTTTAGCTGCAGGTGCTTTTTCAGCAGCTAACGCTGTTTCACTTGAAGAAGCTATAAAAGATGTTGATGTATCAGGAATGTTCAGATACAGATTTGAATCTGATAGACAAGAAATTGGTAATGCAGTTCAAGCGGAAGGTTATAACAACACCAAAGAAAACAAACACAGATTTAAATCTCAATTAAACTTCAAAGCAGCTTTAGATGATAACTTTAAAGCTTTTGTTCAATTCCAATACAGCACAAATGAAGCTGGCTTTGGTACAGGTAATCAAACAGTTACAAATAAAACTTTCAATGTTCAACAAGCTTACTTAGAATACACTAACGAAGCTTACGCTACAAATGTAACTTTCGGTAAAATGGAAGTTGGCTCTATTTGGACTGATGACTTAGTAGGAACAGGAGCTAAAGTAGTAAACACTTCTATTGAAGGTTTAACTTTCGCAGGTTATTGGTTTGATAGCTTTAATGCTGAAGATGATGGTGATACTGCAATTGAAGATGGAATCAATATGGCTAAATCTTCACTATATGGTGCTGCTGTATTAGGTGATTTTGATCCATTTGCATTCCAATTATGGGCAGCTTACTCAAATAATTATGCATTCTTATATGCAATAGATGCTAGCTATAAATTTGCATTTAATGATGCTAATTTCAAAATCCAAGGTCAATATCTAGGAAATAGTGTTGATAGCGATACAGAAAAACGCTTAAATGCAGACAATAGTAACTTCTACGCTGCTCAAATCCAAGCAAATATTTCAGCATTTGATTTCCAAGCTGGTGTAGTTGGTTATGGTGAAAAAGACAAAAATACTATTGTTGTATTAGAAGATAAAGGTAGAGTGATTGCTCCAGGTGAACAAATTTTCTATTCTGATGGTAGTAAATTAACTGGAGATATGGGTGAAAACTTCTTCTATTTTGCAGGTTTAGGTTATACTTTTGCTGAAACTGTAAGAGTAGGATTTGACTATATCGGTGGTAAAACTGAATATGCAGCAGGTATCCCTGATACAGATAAAAACGAATACATAGCAAGAGTATCTTATAAATACAGCCCAAAACTTACATTTAGTGGCTTCTATTCTTACTTAACTGAAGATAATCATAATGGTGTAAAAGATCAGGATGCTGACGATCAATTCATCAGACTTGAAGCTCTATATAAATTCTAATTATAAAAGCTAAGCCAAAAGGCTTAGCTTACTATATCTAAAATTATCTCTTCTTTTAATCCTTGTATTTTAATTTCTTTTATTTTTAAATCATTAGGTAAGTTTTCAAGCAAAGCTTCTTTACTATGTATATTTTTATTTGCTAATATTCTTAACATTTTACCCCTATAAGCTTTTGCAAAATGGCTTAAAGTTTTGGAATTTTTTAAAAAAGTGAGAGTGGAGTAAAATTGTTTATTTTTTTTAGATATAATCGAGCTTTATTTATATTTAAAAAAGGCATATTTATGTTACGCTTGTTTATTGTAAGTATTTTATTTGTCAATTCACTATTAGCTTTTAATGTAAAATCTTTATTTACTTATACTTTTAATGATAACATTAGCTATGACTTAGAAAAAGCTAAAGAAATTTATTTTAAAAACAAATGCAATACTTGCCATGGAGAAAATGGAGAAAAAAATTCTTATGGTAAAAGAGCCATTAAAGACTTAAGCCCAGAAGAGATCAAAGGCGCTTTAAAAGACTATGCTAATGGATATTTCAAAAATCAATCAAGCGATAATATTCAAATGAGTTTGTATGCTAAAAAATTAAGTGATAGTGATATGAATCACATTATTGCTTATTTGAAAGGACAAAATTTTTCTATAGAGCTTAATCAAAAAGATCTTTTAGAAGAAGAGCCTGCACCAAAAACCAAGCACAATACATTTTTAAAATAACAAAAAAAGGAGTTTTCATGAAAAAAAATCTACTGCTAGCTAGCTTACTTTGTGCTAGTTCAATTTATGCCGCAGAAGTAAAAATAGGCATTGTTTTACCACTTACTGGTACTTTGGCAGCTTATGGCAATGATGTATATGAGGGTATTAAACTAGCTAATACTTTAAATCCAAATTTAAAAAATGGAGATAGTGTTAAAATCATAGCTATTGACACAAAAGGCGATAAAATAGAAGCAGCAAATGCTACTACTAGACTTATCTCTCAAGATAAAGTTTTAGGCCTTATAGGCGAAGCTGTTACACCAAATACTATGCAAGTTTTATCTATAGCTGAAGAAAGAAAAATTCCTGCTATAGCTCCAGTTGCATCAGGTGATAAACTTTTAGATAAAAAAAGCTATGCTAGCAGAGTTTGCTTTATGGATAGTTTTCAAGGAGATAAATTTGCTAACTATGCCTATAAAGATTTAAATTTAAAAAGCGTGGTTGTGATAGTTGATCAAAGCAATGTATATTCATTAGGTTTGGCAAGAGCTTTTGAAAAAGAATTTAAACAAAATGGTGGAAAAGTACTTAAAAAACTAACTATTTCTTCAGGCGATAAGGACTTTAAAGCTATTGTTTCACAACTTAAAAGTATCAACCCTGATTTTGTTTATATGCCAATTTATCACCCAGAAGCTGCTTTAATAGCAAGACAAGCAAAAGCAGTTGGCTTTAACAAGCTTTTAAGTGCAGGCGATGGAGTAAATAATAAAACCTTTATCGAGCTTGGCGGTGATGCTGTAAATGGAGTAATCTTTACCGATAGTTTTGATTATAATAATCCTCCGACAACTCTTTCTAAAAAATTTATTGAAGCTTATGAAAAAGATCATGGCACAAAAGAACTTCCAGCATTTTCTGCTATGGGAGCTGATGCATATTATGTAATGGTAAATGCAATGAATGAATGTGCGAATAATCTTAACGCACAATGCATTAATGAAAAAATTCATTCAACAAATAATTTTGAAGGCGTAGGTGGAGTTATAAGCATAGACGCTAGTGGCAATGCAAGTCGTTCTGTAGTTATAAAAGAAATACAAGAACAAAAACAAGTTTATAAAACTATTATCAATCCTTGAAAGGTTAAACTATGAAAAAAATTAGCATAGCTATATTGTCTATCATAGCTAGTAATATCATACAAGCAAAAGAAATTAACATCGGCGTAGTTTTACCTCTAACAGGCTCTACTGCAGCTTATGGGCAAAGTGCTTTAGATGGAGTGAAAATTGCAAATTCTATGAAAAACACTTTAAGCAATGGAGATAAAGTAAATTTAGTAGTAGTTGATACAAAAGGCGATAAAATAGAAAGTGCAAATGCTAGTGCAAGACTAGTTTCACAAAACAAAGCGTATGCACTAATTGGAGAAATGCTAACAGCTAATACTTTGCAAGTGATAAGAATTGGTGAGGAAAAAAAGATCCCAGTGGTTGCTCCTGCAGCTACTGCTGATAAAATTTTAAATAAAAAATTATACGCTAGCAGAGTTTGTTTTATGGATAGCTTTCAAGGCTCATCTTTAGCTAATTATGTAAAAAATAAGCTAAATTACACCAAAGCTGTGATAATTAGCGATCAAAGTGCGGATTATTCTTTAGGTTTAACTAGAGCCTTTGAAAAAGAATTTAGCAAACAAGGTGGAAAAATTTTAGATAAATTTAGAATTACAGCAGGCGATAAAGACTTCAAAGCTATTCTTTCACAAATTAAAAATTTAAAACCTGATTTTATTTATCTTCCGGTATATTACACCGAGGCTTCTTTGTTTGCACGCCAAGCAAAAGCAATGGGTATAAATATCCCTATGGGTTCAGCAGATGGGGTGGCTGATGAAACTTTTATTAATCTAGCTCAAGAAGCAGCTGAAGGATATTTATTTACCGATAGCTTTGATTATCACAATCCCCCAACACAACTTTCAAAAGACTTTATATTAGCTTATGAAAAAGAAAAACAAAGTAAAGAAGTTCCAAATTTCACAGCTATGGGTGCAGATGCGTATTTTGTGATTTTTGAAGCTATGCAAAAATGTATTAATGATTTTAACAGTGAATGTATCAACAACAATATCCACACTACTTCAAAATTTGAAGGTGTTAGTGGAGTAATTAGCATTGATAAAACAGGTAATGCTACGCGTTCAATTGTTATAAAATCAATAGAAAATCAAAAGCAAATTTATAAAGATACGATTTTTCCGTAAATAAAATTTTAAGAGGTTCAATGGATAGTTCTTTAATTTTACAGCAAATTATAAATGGTTTTAGCTTAGGTAGCATGTATGCACTTATTGCTATAGGCTATACAATGGTCTATGGTGTTTTAAGATTGATTAATTTTGCACATGGTGATATCATGATGGTAGGTGCATACTCGGCTTTATTTTGTGTTACAAGTATGAATGTGCCTTTTTTAGGAGCTCTTTCTTTGGCTATGTTATTTGCAGCAGCTTTAGGTATAGCTATTGATAGGGTAGCTTATAAACCTTTAAGAAAAGCACCTAGAATTTCTTTACTTATCACAGCCATAGGCATAAGCTTTTTAATACAAAATGTATTTAATGTCTTATTTGGCTCAACCCCAAAATATTTTCCTGTGCCAAGCTATCTTGAAACAGTGATTAATTTTAATAATATCAGCATTAGCATTAATAGTATTTTAGTGCCTATTTTGACATTTTTTATATTATTAGTAGTTTTATTTATACTTTATAAAAGCAAATATGGCATTGCTATTAGAGCTTTAGCTTTTGATATTCATACTGTAAATTTAATGGGAATTGATGCAAATCGTATTATTGCTATTGTGTTTGCATTGGGCTCGGCTTTAGCTGCTATTGGTGGTATTTTTTGGGCTGTTAGTTATCCTTCTGTTGAACCTAGCATGGGAACTCTTATAGGACTTAAGGCATTTGGCGCTGCTGTTTTAGGTGGTATTGGTTCGGTTGCTGGAGCGGTTTTAGGTGGCTTGATTATAGGATTTACAGAAGTTGTTGTAGTTGCTATTTTCCCTGATCTTTCTGGTTTTAAAGATGCTTTTGCGTTTATCTTTTTAGTATTGATTTTACTTTTTAAACCAACCGGAATTTTAGGTATTAATTTTGAAAAAAGTAGGTTTTAAGATGGTTGCAAGAAAAATTACACATTTAAGTTTTTTTATCATAGCACTTGCTTTTCTTTTTATATCTCCTTATTTTTTCAATGATTATAAAATAGGAATTTTAAGCAATATTGCTATTTTTGTTATCTTGGCAGTAAGCTATAATCTTATCAATGGGGTTACAGGACAATTTTCACTAGAACCAAATGGCTTTGTAGCTATAGGAGCTTATGTTGCAGCTTTAGTTTTACTTACAAGTGAAAGCAAAATCGACCAGTTTTCTTTAGAAGATCCAAGTAGCTTTATTTTGATGATTCATTCACCAAGTTTTATTGTGGCTTTACTTGCTGCTGGGCTTTGTGCTATGCTTTTATCTTTAGTTTTGGCCTTTGCGGTATTTAGAGTTAGAGGGGATTATTTAGCTATTGTAACACTAGGTTTTGGTATTATCATCAAACTTATGGCGATTAACTTTGCTTCTGTTACAAATGGTTCTTTAGGTTTAAATGATATTCCTAAACATACCACATTATACTGGAGTGGCGGGATTGCCATATTTTCTGTTATTATCATCTTAAATATTGTTAGTTCAAAATTTGGTAGAGCTATGAAAGCCGTAAGAGATGATGAGGATGCAGCATTAGCAATGGGTATAAACACCTTTAATATCAAAACCCTAGCCTTTAGCACTTCAGCATTTTTAGAAGGTGTCGGCGGAGGCTTACTTGCTTGTGCGCTAGCTTCAGTTTCACCTGAGCAATTTGACTTTTTATTTACCTTCCAACTTTTAATCATCATTGTTTTAGGTGGTTTGGGTTCAACTACCGGTGCTATCATCGGAGCTATTTTGGTAATAGGCGGAAGTGAGTATTTAAGATTTTTAGATGAAAGTATGAATATTTTTGGCTATGAAACCCCTGCTATGCCTGGTCTTAGAATGGTTGTATTTTCTGTTATATTAATTTTAGTAATGCTTTTTGCAAGAAGAGGAATAATGGGCGATAAAGAACTAACAGATATTTTATTTAAGTTTTCTAAAAGGAAGAAGAAATGATTTTAGAACTTAAAGAAATTCATAAAAATTTTGGCGGAGTTAACGCTATAACAAATACTTCTTTTGCTATTAGAGAAAGTGAAATTTTTGGGCTTATAGGTCCAAATGGCGCAGGAAAAACGACACTATTTAATATTATCACAGGAAATTATAAGCCAAGTAGCGGAGAAGTCTTTTTTCTAGGAAAAAAAATTGATCATTTAAAACCACACAAAATAGTTCATCTAGGTATAGCAAGAACTTTTCAAAATATCAGACTTTTTTCAAGCATGAGTGTTTTAGAAAATGTATTGATTGGTTTTGATAAGAGCATTAAATATAATATTTTTGAAGCTTTTTTGCACCTTGGAAGATTTTCCAAAGCAGAAAAAAATGCAAAAAAAGCAGCTTATGAAATTTTAGAACAGCTCAATATCGCTCATTTGGCTGATGAAAAAGCTACTAGTTTAAGCTATGGTCAGCAAAGAAAAGTTGAAATAGCAAGAGCTTTGGCAACAAATCCTAAGCTTTTATTACTAGATGAACCTGCAGCAGGGATGAATTCTACAGAAAGCGATGATTTAGCTGAGTTAATTTTTAACATAAGAGATAACAAAAAAATTAGTGTTTTACTTATAGAGCATGATATGAAATTTGTAAATAAACTTTGTGATAGAGTTATGGTGCTTGATTATGGTAGAACTATTTTTGAGGGAAAACCAAACGATGCGGTACAAAACCCTGAAGTAATTAGTGCGTATTTGGGAGATTTTAATGCTAGTAGTTAAAGATTTACATGTTTATTATGGTTTAATAGAGGCTGTTAAAGGTATTGATTTTACTATAAAAACAGGAAGTATAGTTAGCTTAATAGGCTCAAATGGCGCAGGAAAAACCTCAACACTTAATGCTATGCTAAATTGTGTTAAAAAAACCGGCGAAGTAACCTTTTTAGGCTATGATACTCAAAGACACTTACCGCACACTCTAGTTCAAAAAGGTATCGCCTTAGTACCTGAAGGAAGGAGGGTTTTTATAAATCTTACCATAGAAGAAAATTTAAAAATTGGTGCTTTTAATAATGCAGAAAATTACGAGCATTTAAAAAATCAAATGTATAGACTTTTCCCAAGATTAAAAGATAAAAAAAATGCTCTTGCAGGAACTCTAAGTGGTGGGGAAGCTCAAATGCTAGCTATCTCAAGAGCGCTTATGAGTGAGCCAAAACTTTTAATGCTTGATGAGCCTTCATTAGGTCTTGCTCCAAAAATAGTTGGAGAGGTTTTTGATATTATAGTCAAATTAAAAGAAGAAGGAATTACCATTTTATTAGTAGAACAAAATGCATTTTCAGCTTTAAAAATTAGTGACTATGCTTATGTTTTGGAAAATGGTAAAATTGCTATGCATGCACCTGCAAAAGATCTTATCGGTAATGATGAGATTAGAAAAAAATACCTTGGAGCTTAATTCATGAAAAAACAACTTTTAGCTTTTGGGGATATAAAAATTTCTATTTTTTTATTTTTAATTTTTGCCCTATTTTGCGCCCTAGCTACTTTCATAGAAAGCGCTTACAATACACCAACAGCTTGGGCGATGATCTATGGTTCTTCTTGGTTTGGCTTTATACAACTCATACTAGGGATTAATCTTTTATCAGCTCTTTTTAAATACAAAATGTTTAATAAGAAAAAAATACCACTTTTAATCTTTCATATCTCATTTTTATTTATATTACTAGGCTCAGCTATGACTAGATATATGGGATTTGAAGGAAATTTACACATTAGAGAAAATGAAAAAAACAACATCATTGAAACTTCAAAAAGTTATATTTACATAGCAACCTTAAAAGATGATAAAGTATATAGTGCTTCAAAATCTGAATATATTGCAACCCTACCTTTTGTAAATGATTTTTCATTTGATTTAATCTTACCTGATGAAAAAGCCCAAATTGCATATGAAAATTTAATCTTAGATGCAAAAGAAATTTATATTGATGATAACAATTCTGCCCCACTTTTATCTTTAATGCTTTCACAAAATAACGAGTCTAAAGAATTACTTTTTCAGGCAGGAGATATTGAAAATATTAATGGCATTAATATAGCATTTTTAAATGACTCTGTTCCAAGTCCTTATATAAAAATCGATAAAGACTTAAAACTTAGTGCTGATTTTGATTTAAAATACATGTCAATGAGCGATGGAAAAGAAAATATTTTAAAAGCAAATCAAAAAGCACAAGCTAAAGATTTAAGATTGTATTCTTTTAATGATATTAATTTAGTGGTTAAATTTGCTTCCTTGCATGGTAAAAAAACTTTAGAAGGTATCAATCAAGCTCAAGATGAAAGTTTTTTTACTTGGTTTAAAAACAGTTGGATAGAGCTAGGACGTAATGCTTTGATTTCTTTATTTGGCGAGGCAAAATACTGGAATAATTCTTTATTAAATAATTTCAAAGACTTTGCACAAAGTACTAAATATATGCCAACTCAACTTTCGGATAATGCCATTAATGCTTTAAAATTAAAACTAAGCTACAAAGGAGAAACTAAAGAAGTTTTCCTAGTAGAATACAACTCGCCTATCCGTATTGATGTAGCAGGCCAACCTTTCTTTTTAAGATGGGGCCCTAAAGGAATAGAAATGCCATTTGAAATGTACCTAAAAGACTTTGAATTAGAACGCTATCCTGGCTCGATGTCGCCTATGTCTTATGCAAGTTATGTAGAAATTGACAATGCTGATAAGAAACTAGAATATAAAATTTTCATGAATAATGTTTTAGATTATCAAGGTTATAGATTTTACCAAAGCTCATATGATCAAGATGAGCTTGGCACCATACTTTCAGTTAATAAAGATCCAGGTAAAATTCCTACATACATAGGATATTTTTTACTCACACTAGGAATGTTTTTAAATATTTTAAATCCTTATTCAAGATTTAGAACCTTAGCTAAATTAATCAATCAAGACACCTTAAAAAAAACAAGTGCTATTTTGGCTTTTATATTAGTTTTATTTGCAGGCCAAAATACTTACGCAAATGAACCTATCAAGGTAGATGAGGCACATGCTAAAGAACTTGCTTCTTTAGTAGTGCAAAAACCTGATGGTAGAATGGTGCCTTTTAATACTTTAGCCATGGAAGTTTTAGAAAAAATATACAAAAACACAACCTTTCAAGGACAAAGCGCTGAAGCAACAATTATATCGATGATTTTTGATGGTAGTGCATGGTATGATAAAGACATCATTTTCATGCCAAAAAGTCGTTTGGTTAATGAAGAAATTTCTAAAATTTTAGAAATTGAGCCTAGAGCCTATACTAGTTTTAAAGATTTTTTCACTACAGATTCATATAAACTACAAAAATATGTAGAAAATGCTAATAGAAAAAATCCAAACCGTAGAAGTGTTTTTGATAAAGAAATCATCAAGCTTGATGAAAGGGTTAATATTGTAAATTTAATCTTCTCAGGTGATATTTTTAGATTTATTCCTTTGCAAAATAGCACCAATAATCAATGGGTGGCACCACGCGAAGCTTATATAGGTTTAAAAGGAGCAGAAGGCGCAGAAGTTAAAAGTATTTTAGAAAATTATTTCAACGCAGTTAGTAACTCTATTGCACACAATAACTGGGATGAAGCAACTAAAAACTTAAATACTATTAAAAACTATCAAGAAAAATATGGCCATGAAGTTATGCCAAGTGCTAAAAAAATTAGTACGGAGATCTTTTTTAATAAAAGTCAAATTTTTGTAAATCTTGCTCCGCTTTATTTATGTGCTGGATTTTTGCTTTTAATTATAGTTTTTGTTAAAATGCTGCTGCCAAAAATTCGTATTGATTTTATATTTAAATGTGTTTATGTATTTAACATTGTGGCATTTTTCATCCATACTTTAGGTTTGGCTTTGCGCTGGTATATAGCAGGTCGCGCTCCATGGAGTAATGCCTATGAGAGTATGGTTTATATAGCTTGGGCTTTATCGTTATCTGGAATTTTCTTTTCTAGAAAAAGTCCTATTGCGCTTTCTTTAACTTCTATTTTAGCAGGAGTTACTTTAGGTGTAGCTCATCTTAGCCAAATGGATCCACAAATTACCAACTTAGTTCCAGTGTTGCAATCATACTGGCTTACTATACATGTTTCAGTTATTACTGCTAGCTATGGATTTTTAGGACTATGTGCATTATTGGGTATATTTGTACTTGTTTTATTATGTATGCTAAAAATCAATAGTAAACATAATGAAAATATTTTAAGAAACATTACAGAAGCAACAAGAATTAATGAAATGGCTATGATTTTAGGACTTTGCTTGCTTACAGTTGGAAATTTCTTAGGTGCTATATGGGCAAATGAAAGCTGGGGAAGATATTGGAGCTGGGATTCTAAGGAAACCTGGGCTTTAATTAGTATTTTAGTTTACGCTGCTATTTTACACATTAGAATGGTGCCAAAATGGGCAAATCAATATACTTTTGCAGTTTGCTCTATGTTTGCATATTGGGTAATTATCATGACTTATTTTGGAGTAAATTACTTTTTAACTGGCATGCACTCTTACGCAGCAGGAGATTCAGTAAAAATTCCTGATTATGTATATTGGGGCTTTTTATTTATGGTAGCACTAAGCATAGCAAGTTATTTCAAAAGATCCTATGCAAGAAAATTATAGAAAGGTTTTAAATGAATAATTCTCTTTTTATATTTTTAATTGTAGCTTTAGTTGTTGTTATTATACTTGGTGTTCTTTTGGTATTATTTTTTACCCATAAAGATAAACAACCCAACAAATCTAATGCAACCAAAGCTCCAAAAATAAGCAATATAGAAGACTTTATTTCCAAAGCCAATGGAGCAAAAAATTCTCAAGAAATTCAGGCTTTAATCTTGCAATTTTTAAATTCACAAAAATTTGGTTCCAATCCAAAAGATAGCGCAACCAAAAGAAAACTTGATTTTATTAGTGCAATTTCAGCTAATGCTAATGCCACTCCTAAAAATATTTCATTTTTAAATAATGAACTAAAAAAGCGTTATAAGGCCTTAAAAAAGGAAATAGATGCTTATGAGCAAATAGGTCTAGCAAAAAGAAAAATGAGACAATCTTAAGGGTTTTGAATGAAAAATATTAGAAATTTCTCTATCATAGCTCATATTGACCATGGAAAAAGTACACTAGCTGATAGAATTATTAGTGAATGTGGTGCAATTAGCGATAGACAAATGAGCGCTCAAGTAATGGATACTATGGATATAGAAAAAGAACGCGGTATAACCATAAAAGCTCAATCTGTACGTTTAAATTATAAATTCAATAATGAAGAATATGTATTAAATTTGATAGACACTCCAGGCCATGTTGATTTTTCTTATGAAGTAAGTCGCTCTTTAGCAAGTTGCGAAGGAGCTTTGCTTGTTGTTGATGCTTCACAAGGAGTAGAAGCTCAAACTATAGCT is a window encoding:
- the ccsB gene encoding c-type cytochrome biogenesis protein CcsB, with the translated sequence MKKQLLAFGDIKISIFLFLIFALFCALATFIESAYNTPTAWAMIYGSSWFGFIQLILGINLLSALFKYKMFNKKKIPLLIFHISFLFILLGSAMTRYMGFEGNLHIRENEKNNIIETSKSYIYIATLKDDKVYSASKSEYIATLPFVNDFSFDLILPDEKAQIAYENLILDAKEIYIDDNNSAPLLSLMLSQNNESKELLFQAGDIENINGINIAFLNDSVPSPYIKIDKDLKLSADFDLKYMSMSDGKENILKANQKAQAKDLRLYSFNDINLVVKFASLHGKKTLEGINQAQDESFFTWFKNSWIELGRNALISLFGEAKYWNNSLLNNFKDFAQSTKYMPTQLSDNAINALKLKLSYKGETKEVFLVEYNSPIRIDVAGQPFFLRWGPKGIEMPFEMYLKDFELERYPGSMSPMSYASYVEIDNADKKLEYKIFMNNVLDYQGYRFYQSSYDQDELGTILSVNKDPGKIPTYIGYFLLTLGMFLNILNPYSRFRTLAKLINQDTLKKTSAILAFILVLFAGQNTYANEPIKVDEAHAKELASLVVQKPDGRMVPFNTLAMEVLEKIYKNTTFQGQSAEATIISMIFDGSAWYDKDIIFMPKSRLVNEEISKILEIEPRAYTSFKDFFTTDSYKLQKYVENANRKNPNRRSVFDKEIIKLDERVNIVNLIFSGDIFRFIPLQNSTNNQWVAPREAYIGLKGAEGAEVKSILENYFNAVSNSIAHNNWDEATKNLNTIKNYQEKYGHEVMPSAKKISTEIFFNKSQIFVNLAPLYLCAGFLLLIIVFVKMLLPKIRIDFIFKCVYVFNIVAFFIHTLGLALRWYIAGRAPWSNAYESMVYIAWALSLSGIFFSRKSPIALSLTSILAGVTLGVAHLSQMDPQITNLVPVLQSYWLTIHVSVITASYGFLGLCALLGIFVLVLLCMLKINSKHNENILRNITEATRINEMAMILGLCLLTVGNFLGAIWANESWGRYWSWDSKETWALISILVYAAILHIRMVPKWANQYTFAVCSMFAYWVIIMTYFGVNYFLTGMHSYAAGDSVKIPDYVYWGFLFMVALSIASYFKRSYARKL